In the Sediminibacter sp. Hel_I_10 genome, one interval contains:
- a CDS encoding T9SS type B sorting domain-containing protein, with product MFRMVRLNFLSGLIALLSVLNLNAQDSPPQIEVTGDLGYCADAPTNIVTSVIIGDDDVGDNTLENVFIQISEGYQINQDLLSLDGTFPNISATWSNAQGTLTLNGPATFNEFEVAISNVVFETTQTIFNEDKFISINLSSANYLPSTGHYYVYVPDLGISWVEAEAAAESQVFFGIQGYLATLTSAEESQLAGEQSPGTGWIGATDAQNDGTWQWVTGPEAGEVFWIGQNNGTPQNGAFSFWNVGEPNNFNGDEDYAHITDPSVGNIGSWNDLPNAGDPSPSSPYYPKGYFVEYGGMPGDPEINLSASTSIITPRISLDGTSACGNSTSQLSVSANTPRVLWYETETSTIPINDGFTYDVTISETTTFWVVPLFNGCNTGTREPLTVTVFPIPAAIDIAITQCDDEVQDGLAIFGLNAYEDAITDNIVNNREVNFYEDAAFTISIDPEMYNSLSNPQTIYAEVIDTQSGCSNSSEVLLQTSTSNTNTAFLEQCDSQQEDGLTSFDLSLANDQVLANLPQDFEVTYYLTYTDALFQSNPLPISYTNIVPYNQTVFSRVDDNGSCYSIGQVNLEVIELPVLAPDAEVFYCLNSFPEPIVLNGGVVEGIPNNFYYNWSTGETTINIEVNEPGVYTVEVTPVDGCPKTRTITVSPSNVASIDQVTVNDLRDSNSITVEVTGDGTYEFALDDANGFWQTSNVFTNVEAGIYTVFIKDVKNDCGVVSVEVSVVGYPKFFTPNGDNVNEFWQLRGVSEQFQSNSKVFIFDRHGKLLYTLNSATDVWDGTFNGFALPTSDYWFSATLQDGRNFQGHFTLKR from the coding sequence ATGTTTAGGATGGTAAGATTGAATTTTTTAAGTGGTTTAATTGCGCTACTGTCTGTCCTAAACCTAAATGCTCAAGATTCCCCACCTCAAATAGAGGTCACCGGTGATTTGGGATATTGCGCAGATGCACCAACTAATATTGTAACCAGTGTGATTATTGGAGATGATGATGTTGGTGATAATACCTTGGAGAACGTCTTTATTCAGATTTCAGAAGGCTATCAAATTAATCAAGACTTACTGTCTTTAGATGGTACATTTCCAAATATAAGTGCTACTTGGTCTAACGCTCAAGGTACGCTTACCTTAAATGGTCCTGCTACTTTTAATGAATTTGAAGTAGCCATTAGCAATGTGGTGTTTGAAACCACTCAAACCATTTTTAATGAAGATAAATTTATCTCCATTAACCTGTCATCAGCAAATTACTTGCCATCCACAGGGCATTATTATGTGTATGTTCCAGATTTGGGCATTTCTTGGGTTGAAGCGGAAGCGGCTGCCGAAAGTCAAGTGTTCTTCGGAATACAAGGCTATCTCGCAACATTGACCTCTGCGGAAGAATCTCAGTTGGCTGGAGAACAAAGTCCGGGAACGGGATGGATCGGCGCCACAGATGCCCAAAATGATGGTACTTGGCAATGGGTTACTGGGCCAGAAGCGGGCGAGGTATTTTGGATAGGCCAAAATAATGGTACACCACAAAATGGAGCTTTTTCGTTTTGGAATGTTGGTGAGCCCAATAATTTCAACGGCGATGAAGATTATGCCCACATTACCGATCCGAGTGTAGGTAACATTGGTTCTTGGAATGATCTTCCCAATGCTGGTGATCCTAGTCCTAGCAGTCCGTATTACCCAAAAGGATATTTTGTGGAATATGGTGGCATGCCAGGAGATCCAGAAATTAATTTGTCTGCAAGTACGTCGATTATTACCCCAAGAATAAGCTTAGATGGCACATCTGCCTGCGGAAATAGTACGTCCCAATTAAGCGTTAGCGCCAACACACCACGAGTTTTATGGTATGAGACTGAAACGTCTACTATACCAATTAATGACGGGTTTACCTATGATGTTACTATTAGCGAAACAACAACATTCTGGGTAGTGCCGCTGTTTAATGGGTGTAACACCGGAACGCGTGAACCTTTAACGGTTACTGTTTTTCCCATTCCAGCGGCTATTGATATCGCTATTACACAGTGTGATGATGAAGTTCAAGATGGTCTTGCCATTTTTGGACTCAATGCTTATGAAGATGCCATTACAGATAATATTGTCAATAATAGGGAGGTCAACTTTTATGAAGACGCCGCTTTTACAATTTCCATTGATCCAGAAATGTATAATAGCCTCTCTAATCCTCAAACTATTTACGCAGAAGTGATTGATACCCAAAGTGGCTGTTCAAATTCTTCTGAAGTCCTTTTACAGACGAGTACGTCTAACACCAATACCGCATTTTTAGAACAATGTGATAGTCAGCAAGAAGACGGGCTTACATCTTTTGATCTGTCTCTTGCCAATGATCAAGTCTTGGCAAATCTTCCCCAAGATTTTGAAGTGACTTATTACCTAACATATACTGATGCGCTTTTTCAGTCCAATCCATTACCTATAAGTTATACCAATATAGTACCATACAATCAAACTGTTTTTTCAAGAGTTGATGATAATGGCTCTTGTTATAGTATCGGTCAAGTCAACCTAGAAGTTATCGAGCTTCCCGTTTTAGCTCCTGATGCAGAGGTGTTTTATTGTCTGAATTCTTTTCCAGAGCCTATAGTGTTAAATGGAGGTGTTGTTGAAGGTATTCCAAATAACTTCTATTACAATTGGTCAACTGGCGAGACTACGATTAACATTGAAGTCAATGAGCCTGGCGTCTATACGGTTGAGGTAACACCAGTTGATGGCTGTCCAAAAACAAGAACCATAACCGTTTCTCCATCCAACGTTGCATCAATTGATCAAGTGACTGTTAATGATTTAAGAGATAGTAATAGCATTACTGTTGAGGTTACAGGAGATGGTACCTATGAGTTTGCACTTGACGATGCCAATGGCTTTTGGCAAACCTCTAATGTATTTACAAATGTAGAGGCAGGGATTTATACGGTATTTATCAAGGATGTAAAAAATGATTGTGGCGTAGTCTCTGTTGAGGTTTCGGTGGTAGGTTATCCCAAATTTTTTACTCCAAATGGGGATAATGTCAACGAGTTTTGGCAATTGCGTGGTGTGTCTGAGCAATTTCAG